AGTTTTCTCTGTAGCCGTTCGATTTTACTTTCGAGCTCCTCCCCGCACCCTCGCCAGTCCCTCGACGGCTGTCGATCTCGCGTCGAAAAGTTGCTTGGGAACAGCGTTCGATAATTCTACCTGGCAGCAGGCGAGGGTGCGTTCAATGGGTGTAATCGATCCCTTCGACTTTCAATTGCAGCGATCGGTCAGTGGGCGATCGACAGTGGTCAGGCTTGGGAACAGAATGTTGGAGTGGATCTTCTTTTCTTCGGTCAGGAGTTAATCCCTAGCGCGAAttactagggtggcccttctCTACACCTACCTACGtctcgaaatttatttttcgtatttctttgctctcaccctctAGAATGCTTCCATTTCATAAGAAGATAATCCCCGAAAAAGTtgattgcaatcggacaacaggaaagggtgcccacCGGGTCTTAAAatttagaacttttaaacttatACAGGTActtatattatttcttttttactttcttaaagaatttctcgaaaatggtaagccctgtCGAAAttctgttcaaataatattaaaagagcattcaattttctacaattgctgtatatataattttttcgtgcttccaaccatttttttttatattagagctattatttaaaaaaggttggaagcacgaacaaattatatatacagcaattgtagaaaattgaatgctcttttgaATCTgaattcaaagttaaattagagctattatttaaaaaaaaatggttggaagcacgacaaaaatatatatacagcaattatagaaaattgaatgctcttttaatattatttgaacagaaTTTCGACAGGGCTTACGCTCTGAAGCTTGGCGTATAGCAAAAGAAATCGGACGTTGAAAAATAATGGCCACCCTAGTGAGTTACACGCGAGGCAGCAGCGCACAGGGAATGCATGCAGGGGAAATAAATGGAGTCCACTTTTAGGAAGCATGTTTATCGAGACTTTTTAATTTCGAAATATACAGTATTGTGCGTCAATAAGTTCTGTGACACCTCCATCTATGTGGATTCTCTATACTTCGTCGTATTTCAAAGTGACAAGTCGCGCGTCACGACTAGTGAGGCACTTGCTAGGGGTCGCGGCAGGACCGCTTCAGAATTAGATTAGAAATTTCACGAGACCGATGCGCGCAATTTAGAAGCGCAGAAGCGACGGTCTATCTCCTGTCGTCGTGCGTGACGATAAATTACCAGGATCCGCAGCTAGGCGCGCGTAGCAACGGCGTCGGTGTCGTCAGATGCGTCGCAGGGAGGGAGATTCCAAGAAGCGGCcagtttgtatttttatttccctgCCCCTGCTGGAGGGATGACAGAAAATCGTTGGCCTCCCTTCACTTTCGGAAGAAAACGGGGGTGTAGACATTAGCAAGGGCCGGCTGGCTGGCACGACTGTTATAAATCAGACACACGCACCCTCTATTAGCACCCCTGTCTCCGACAGGTCTCCGCAGCCCTAATTTAACGTTAAACGCCTTTCTGCTAATAACGGCCGTTCGCATTATTAACCCTCGCCGCGAGCCGCGACCAACTCTTCCTTGGAAGGTGCGTCTCGCGACTAAGAAGTCGCCCGTTCATGCGGCAGACGTCATGGGCCGACTGCACGGTGCAGCAGGGGCGCGTCGTGCCGCTGACGATCAGATATGTGGTGCGTTGTACTTCATCGCGAATAGAAAGGGCCCGCACAGCCTCGTTCTAAAACGACTTGCACAAGATCCACTGGAAAAGTCTGGAAAGCCGCGGAAATTGTTAAGGGGTTAGCCaacttggccaggtcaagaaatatcgcatctttgggaatttatttctaagtgacaaaaacacttttatcgataaaaatttttcaatcaaGATAAAGAcgtctttgaataatatatacaatttttgttttcaaatatcaaaacattccgaaaactttaaatgcgtttttctcgaaaccacgttttccgaaatgATGTACGCTGCAGTTTGAGGAAAAGTCTatgaatttttatacaattttgcacagatgctCTTAAGtgtattctctatcgtccgACCGTGATTTTTTTCGcttggttgaaaaataacaaagtagCTACACTTTGGAGCGAAAAGCTCGTTTTGgtgtgtaagaaaatggactttatttacgcataagtcaggtaaaaattaaaacatcgaaaaaattgacggtcggaggatagagaatacatttaagaacgtctgtgcaaaattgtataaaaatccatagagttttactcaaattacagcgtacaccgtttcggaaaacgagGTTTCGATAAAAACGCATTTAGAGTTctcggaatgttttgatatttgaaaaaaaaattgtatatattattcaaagatgcttCTATCTTCATCGAAAAATttgtatcgataaaagtgtttttgtcacttacaaggagagtattttaggtgtccgcctccgatcattttgatttttggatatgttatagaggaccgaaaaataagaaatacgtgtttttttatttccccccgttttcatatttggggggtgaaaattgcgttcaaagttagggttgaaaaatcatttttgtggatttttgaaaatctggtgagtcagtcatatttcgcattcaaagacacaaaattcgtccattgacactattcccctatctctaatagttctcgagatattccacaaaaacgacttttcaaccctaactgtgaacgcagttttcaccccccaagatatgaaaacggggaaaaataaaaaaacacgtatttcttatttttcggttctctataacatatccaaaaatcaaaatgatcggaggcggacacctaaaatactctccttgttagaaatAAATTCACAGAGATGCGGTATTTCTTGGCCTGGCCAAGgcggtctaaccccttaagggggtatacccgtttgaaccctcggaaaatgtatacattttgtggatttttttacaagtcaacggtttgatgcagatttcccgttttttaactatgtttacatagtattatgaactacttataaaaaaagtttcagttaaaaaactattgtttttcggaagttacggatacatgtccgaaagtctctcgattttagacggctaaacggtggccctaaaaactcgcgctacgttcaaccaattcacttccaattttgcatgcagaatcataataagattccgcatcgtccaacgaaggcttttttttatttcgattccccgtttattatttataaaggaaaaaggtggatttttctcttagaaaaatttaactttacctttgatctctcaccatttctttatttttcaaaattttcaaaatcgccttcgttggacgatgtggaatcttattattattctgcatgcaaaatttgaagtaaattcgttgaacgtagcgcgagtttttagggccaccgtttagccgtctaaaatcgagagactttcggacatgtatccgtaacttccgaaaaacaatagttttttaactgaaactttttttataagtagttcataatactatgtaaacatagttaaaaaacgggaaatctgcatcaaaccgttgacttgtaaaaaaatccacaaaatgtatacattttccgagggttcaaatgggtatacccccttaacacaTTCCGCGCGGCTGATGTCGTAAGACACAAACCGACGCAACCTGCCCTGTACCTTCAGAAATGGCCGTGCGGAACGTGTTAAGCAAATAGGTAGGTTTCGTATCAGGGCGTGAATGGAAGAGAGCTTCTTACGGTAAGGGGTCGAGGATAAGAGTACGGCGTGGATGGAAGTAGCGAAGTATCGAGCGGAATTGGTAATGAGGTTTTGATGTTTGCAACGCAGGCACGCGTGCACCAGTATCAGGCACAAATCTCGAAGCTGCAGCTGGAGAACGAGTCGATGAGGGGTCAGCTGCGGGGTTTGGAGGCTGCATGCGCTGGTGAAGTGCATGCCGCGCTGGTGGCACGTCTGGCGACCTTGGAGACCGAGCACGCTGCCTTAGCGCGGGACGCGGACGCTCAGCGCCGCCAGTACGAGCGGTGCCTGGACGACGTCGCCAACCAGGTGGTCCGCGCCCTTCTATCCCAAAAGGTTCATTGCTATGCTCTCGTTACCACGTCCTCGACTTGTCTTTCTCTTACTCTTCCTTCgctcttttcttctctcttctccgATCAATCTTCAATTCTGGTTCATTCACCTTGTACCTTCTTCGTGTCGTCTATAAATGCTATGGGAGTCCTCCGCACTTGCGCTGGAAATATAACTAAATAATTAACTGTTTGTTTCGTGTTCATACGATTTGTTTAAACGCGTCCGTCATCACTTAAACAATGGCCTTACCTAGGGgtaccctccggtcaaaacgcttgaaaagtacgccattttcatgaattaaaaataaggaaactgAACAACATATAGTAAAAAAGCCTTTTGgactttattactacatatttgaagaacaaataaaaaaatcatgattaaattgtatcaatttttgtattaaatagacAGCGTTCAGTGCACCGCTATAGAATTAGAGCTCTTGACGGGCGCTTTCAGAACTCGTgacaggatcgtctgaaataaaaaaagtaaaatattcttaaaatatatgtgaacGGTTATCGCCTTGTCCGTCTTCATTGCAAACAAACAATCCTGCGATTTTTAGCACATGTTTAAACACAATGTttaaacaacaacaaaaaatgggTGATCCAAAATTATTCTTTGTGCATAAGGCGATAACCGTTCACatgtattttaagaatatttttagtttttttatttcagacggtCCTGTCACGAGTTCCGATGCCGCCCGTCAGGAGCTCCAATTTCTACAGTGctacaatgaatgctgtatatccaatgcaaaaattaataaaattcaaacaatcatTTTGCTGTctgttcttcaaatatgtagtaataaagtcCGAAAAGCTTTTCTACTGTATATTGTACAGTTTTTTctgtaattcatgaaaatcacgtattttTCAAGCGTTCTGACTGAAGAGTACCCTTAACATCATTCCCCTCCGATCCATCTGCATCTGCTGAGCTGCAAGGTTGCAAGGTTGCAAGGCTGCGAGTGTCCAACGCGCATATCAAATTAGACTGATTACGTAACGGGCATATTTTCGATATTATTTCATTTGTACATTTGTAGAAGGAAGTGCTGATCAGAGAGTGGAAGATTTGAActgaatttgaaaagaatctgcCCTCCGTCATCCCTGCTGCACACGATACCGTAAAAATTTCGCATCCCTTTAAATTTCTCAGAACTTTAGAGTAACGAAACTAACTGGGAGCCACTTGTGCCTTCCTAAGTGCTGATAATTTAAATCTCGCCAGGTCTTTCGTTACTTAACGTTAGCGCAACTCGAATGCATCGCAAACCGCTTATCCACGCAAGCAATAGCACCTAGATTCTTAGCGTCGAAGTCACCAAGCCTCGTTATCCGTCCGCTAACGCGCTTTTTTTACCGAATATCGTTCGAGTCGGATCGTCACCGACAAGCCCCGCTAATCATTACGCTTTCTCCGTACGCAGGGTCTCAGGGAAGAGATCGGTGCACTGCAAAGGCGCATTCGAGAGCTCGAGGCTCAAAATCGTGCGCTTTCAGGAATACTGGCTCAAGCCGCGAGTCCTGGAAGTCCGTCGGAGTTGATCCAAGGGATCCTCGAAGCTGGACCAGCGGCCGTGGTGGCTGCTCTCGGTTTGGATCCGGCTTGGGTCCCTCTGTCTAGGCCTCGTTCTCTCAATTTACAAATACCCGTCATGGCGGCTACGAAGTGCCGAAGGAACAGACCCTTGGGTATGTCTATCACCGCCGTGCTTGTCTAACGCGAAGCAAAAACGCTTTTACCAAAAAACTTACAAACTACAGATTACCAAAATACAGTGCTCAGTAATCAGAAATTTAATTCTTCGCGCGAAACCAGAGTGGGGCATTAACTAattggagataaaaattatttaaataacagatcaaataaaagttactttaactttatttaaaaatccgggttaactttattcgacgcatgatgaatgatttttttttttaactttcattcgttattcgaaactgttgtttaaattaaatcTTTTGCTTATCTTTGCGCGAAACTAAGGGAACTTACTTACAGGGAACgcccggaaattccaaaaattctgaaactttatgaatatgtaggggatttcctcctgattacaacgcaatttttgtttgctgcccaatttcactctaagggggtgtaattgactcctgaaaatccggttattttccagttttgtgttataactcgcgaactgtaaaataatttgtttaccaaatgatagatttcattaaaagaagtaacttttgtcttgaaacttttttcctatctcttacagttcgcgagttataacagaaaatcggaaaatagccgaattttcaagggttaatttcacccccttcgagtgaatttgcgcagcaaacaaaaattgcgttgtactcaggagtaGACCCCcttcatattcacaaagtttcagaattttttgaatttccgggtccggaatgttcccttgttaggcgATAAAAGGGAAGCTAATATCGGGGTTGCTTGAAAATCTGAAATCCAGCCCAGAAACCGTCGGAGGAGGAAGGCAGCGAGAGCCCGGAGAGCGGCAACAGGGACGAGGGTTACTCGACAATGTCCAGCGACGTGCAGGGCGAGGGCGCCCGGCAGGAGCCCTCCCGAGGGTTGGAGGATCTGAAGGAGGCGACCGACGAGACCGAGGCGGATGTTTCCCCGGACGCGCGGCTGGTCGCCCTTGACGCTGGCGATCCGGACGTCCTCTTTTTACCGCTGAACGTCACCATGGGAATAAATCCACGTCACAGCTACCCGCCGACCAAAGACCTGCTGCCGTATCAGCACGTGATGCGCAGCTTCTCTGACAGTCACCTATGCCTCAAGTTGACCACGACGACGAACTTCACGCCGTACAAGCTGCCCAGCCCCATGGGGTCGTCGTCCCTCCTCCTGGTCGAGGAGGATGGCTGGGACGCCGAGTACGTGCAACAGTGGCTCAGGTATGCCCCGAACATACCATGTATCGCAATAACAAACCGGAGGATACGCTTGATGAAAGACATTCGCCATTAACAGTCTCCTCGGGATACGTTTAAATATCCCGAGGAGCGAGCACGGCATTGAATTATTTATGAACGGTGGTGGGGCCAAGTCCTTTCATTTCGGTAATTTGCATTTTTATAGAAGACGATCAGCTAGAATTGGATTCGTTGAATAAAACAGATACGAAGGAGATGATTGCTCGTGTGTTTAACTGGGCGGTAGGGCGCAACAGCTGTGGCGATTAAACGGCGAGATAAATTTCAGGTTGGACGACAGCAGAAGTGCTCAACAACATCGAGATCTCCTCGAGTTGGAATACGACAGAGCAGAGCTGGAAGATTGGAGTTTCTCGTTGTCCACCGAGGACCTTGTTCAGAACGAATCCGCGGTGTGGAAGGAGCCCGCCGTCACCACCACCCCCGCCCTGCCAGCAATCAAGGAGCATAATCCCCTGGAATTGGAGGAGGACGCGAACGAATGCTTGTGGAATGGTGCCAGTTACCTCGCTGATAGAACGGGAGGAGAATTGGTACGAACGTCGTAACAGAATATAACAAGGACGATACGACATCCTTCCTGACAGAAATACATTTAGTTCTTTCGTCCCTCCGTGGAATACCCGCGTCATTTCTTCCTATCGTCCAGTCTTTCACGCGCGATAGTTCTGTTTGGCTGTGTTCCTTCAATTGAAGAATGCTTCTCTTCCGTCGCGCCAGGTTGCTCTTCTCATGGACGCCAGAGCGACCGGATCGTGGCCGTACGCCACGAGCCCAGGTGCTTCGTGGAGCAGCGACGAAGGAGCCCTGGAGAACTCCAGCAAACGATCATCGGCGGCGTTGTCCGGGTGCAGCGACGACCCGGACTCGCCCTCCATTGGCACAGACTTCACCAGGGACTTCTACAGGCTGGTCAAGTTCGAGAGCACGAAGAGCTTGGCGAGCACGTCGTCCAGAAGCGGAAGACCGCCGCCGGATAGAGAGCAAGCCCTCCAGAACGTGCTGTCCTTTATCGCTGAGCAgcaaatgtatttggtcgagGCACCGAACAATCGTCTGGAGCGTAACAACCCGTCTCTTACAACAGAAGGTTCGTTCTTCGCTGGTGTCTGTCGTTGAAGCCGCGTTTCGGCTGTCTTCGGCAGTGATTTATTAACGTCGATGATCGAAGTGTAATTTGCCGCGGGTAGTTCTAGAGGGAAGCGAGAGCAAGGACGTGTGCGGAACGGAGGCGATGTGCGCCGAGATGGAAGCGCCCGTCGATCAAGATAACAGTAACGCGGAAAACATCGTTGAAACGAGCAGTAACGACGATCTGCTGGATCAGATACCCGTGCCGTCTCTGGCACCGGAGGAGAGAATAATCAGCGCAGTGGCTTGCAACGGCGGCGTATCTTACACCACGGTTGCGCCGTCCGAATTGGGCGCTGTCCctgaggaggacgaggaggcggCCACGTCCTCCACGCCGAGCACAGTTGTAAGTTCCCTCTTACAAGAGAGTCATTCCGGATTTAATACCGCATTATCGACCGTCGAAGAATTTCATTGGAACGTGGAGAATGTTGTTAGTGTTATTTCTTTATTGCTACTAGGTGAGCCCAGCAAGAGCACCTCTGCTGATCGAGGGAAGGGACCGATCGCTGAGCTTCCACGAACGCGCTACGTCGAAGGACGTCATAGACGAGCTAAATCGAATGATCAGGAAGAACGAGGAGAACAACGCCAACCAAGACAACCAGGTGCCGCTCGAAAAATTGGATCTCGCTTGCTGCTGTCCAACCGGATGGGTTCACGTTGAACGGGATATTGACTTCACCGACCCAAAAGTAAGTTTCGAGGAGTGAAAGAGTCTGGTCGTTGGGTACAGAGTCCGAGTGTCGATACCTTCTCGTTTAACCTGTTAGCTGGGCCGTTTTTGAGCAAAAGAAGCCTCCTGTAGATTTGGAAATGTAAACTTCCAACGTCTGAACGACGAGTGGAACACATCTGTCCCAGTTAACAAGTTGAGAATAACGACTGCTAAGAATGAAATGATTCGCTTTAAAAAATCGCGACTCCCCCAGGCAAGAGCCAACCTCCTAGACGTGATGCTGGCAAGCAGCGAGAGTTCTTCAGCGACATCGAGCAGCGGATCAGCCGGAAGTGACTCGGGGGATGAACCGCCGGATTACCGTCACTTGCACAGACTACACCGGTACCGACGACAAAAGAAAGGTATTTATCAACGGTCCTCGTTAGAGCGCATCCTCATCCCGCCCAGTCCCGCGCATCGCTCTCAGATGCTTCTTCCCTAACTGAGAAACTATACCCTCCGCTTCACACAAATTGCCGAGGCGCGTTCAACGGTACCGCTCGTGACGAAACACTTGATAACTTTCCACTTCTCGTTGATCTTTCGCTGTACTTTTATATCCTTTCGGAAACGATACACGCAGCAAACGCGTCTTATTCACGAGCAATCTTCTTCCGAGAATGCACTACGAAAGTATCGCTTCCGCTTGTTACACTCGACATAACATCACTAACGACATCTCTAAATCACGCTAATATACCCAGAAGCACCGTTGCCGAATAATTGAACCAACAGATCATCGAGTCGTCTGTTTAAGAGTCTGCTCGAGTGAAAGTTCCTAGAACGCGATGATGAGGGTCGAGAGGAAAGTGCCGGTCTTCTAGCCACGGTGTCGAACGGTATATTAGCGTGGGCTCTGCACTACTAACGCGTGAACACGGTACGCTGCTAACACCATCACTGTACTGTCACAATGAAACGGAAACAAGACCACTGAACGCCTGGTAGCCCTCGCTCTGTACATAGCCTTTTCCACGTTTTCTGTTCAGATGGTAGCTCCTACGCGGTGTGCTTTGATTGTCACAAGAAAAGCTACGTAGTTCGGCTTAGTGACGATCAGTTTCTGTAACCGACATGCCAGTTGGGGAGGAATCGTTTCGCCCGGGACCTACAATTCAACCTGAACTGTACGGCCACTACGGACTTTCCATTGGCTTACTAACAGATTATTAACCAGAAGACGATACAGAAACGAATTCGATCCGGGCCACCTTTACGCAATTCCAACTTCTCGCCTCTCGCAAAGTACGTGGGGCAGCCCTCGTGGATCCTCGTCTCGCGGTTAACACATTACGAACACGATCgtacatttatattttattatatcgaGATGCAGCATCAAACGGATAGGTCCGTGGTTGACCGTAAAAAATTTGTCCGTAATGTGTTAATagattacttttttcatttttttttatttcctttgaACGTACAGAATAACGTCGTTGTAAAGCTAAATGAGGCAGACTTTCAAAAACTGTGTAAATTGTGTAAATGTGTTCCTATGGTCCCCGCTGTACATCGGGTATTGTCAGCACCGTTATCGAGCCGGTGACTCGTCTGGAATTGCGTCAAGGGTGTCGCGTAGAGCAGTTACTTTCTCTCTCATTCTATATAAGATTGGTACTTTTCAAGTGTCATTGGCAGGTACTCGACTATTACACAATATCGTTCACTCATGCTATCTCTACTACGGCCTTCGAACGCTCTCATCGTTCTTCACTCTTGCCATCGTTTCTCTGTTAGGCCCGGTGCAGGCGAGCGGCCCTTAACGCAACTAACCATCGCAGTTACAGAACTCTAACATCTCGTTCATTTCGATCACACCGCATCGCTCGTGGCAGCCGACTAGCAGGGGAGTCGAGTCGAGTAACGTCGCACCCTACCGTCGTTGTAAGAAGCTTTCTTGGGAGGATAAGACCGAACGCGCTATTCGGCTGTCACGAGCCGCGAAACAGAAGGAAGTCGTGCGCTTGCCAATGCAAAGTGTCCTCGAGAGAACGGTAATGTCCACGAGAGAAGTTAACTGGCCCAGTGAGCGCGGGAATTGACAACGGAGGGGGCGGAGATATGAGAAATCTATGGAGACACGAGTAAATACCTTGTAGAGGAGAGtgagggggagagaaagagagagaggggcgtGATACGTGTTAAGAGTGCTAAGCCGAGCTACTCTGTGTCTGCTAGAGCCGGTATaggaagagagagaaaagagaTCAAGTGAGGTCTGAGGCATGTTGACCCGCTGCGCTTGGTTTCTCAGCATCGGCGGCCCAGGCACACCGTGTGCTGCGACTACCGTCCACCTGGGGCTCGAGGCCGTCGATTATCGAACGCGGCGACGACTTCTTCGTGCGATACGGGGACAAGGAACGCGAAGCGGTGGCCTCCTTCGACTTCCTCGACGAGATCGTGCCGCCATCCTCGGCAGGCTCCAACGCCAGTCTCATCGATCTGGACAACGCGCCATCCGCGGAGCCTCGCGGCGACATCATGAAGCTATCCCCGTAGGATATCAGCTTCCAGTGGGATACGAGTCGCCCGATCAGGTCTCTAAAGCTACGCGCCAGCCGAGAGCTGTCGTCAGGGATAGGCAAACTGCTTCGCTCGATCACGGGATCGACAGATATTCCTGGTAGCAATGGGCATCAAGGCCCCTCTTCCGATTAACTCCAGTCGCTTCGAATTTCATTCGGATCATAAGAGTGTTGGGTATCGACGGGTGAGAGGGTTGGTGGATCTTcggaatttttaatcttttatttctGCCCACTGCCAACTTGTTCTAATGCAACACCATTCTCGTGATTCGAATAGCACTCGAAGCGATTGGAAGTGTGCTGagttgtttgaaaattttcaagagaattgtACGCCTATCACTGATCCCACCTTTGTTCTGTAATACACTTGGCAAATATTCGCGCGACTCTTTGTGGACGTCTATTCGCGGAGAGGAACTGTTACGTTGCAAcgtattatttataaatgaaaactGGTGAAACGACTTCTCCAGTTGCGACGAATAAACTCGAGTCGTACCATTCTGGTGGATTCAAATATTCCCGAATGTATTCGGCAGGTTTCTCATAGAAGGTCAGTATAGCTTTATTGTAGTAAGAAGCTTTAATGGAAACTTGTTTGTCTACTCATTTCCTGTGGTCCTGAGTGTACAGAGCACGAGATTAAACATCCTCGCAGAATGCCCTCCACACCTCCTTGCCATAAATCACACCCTTTCTTAACACATGCCGCACGGCCATTGCTGAAGGTATAGGGCAGGTAGCGTCGGTTTGTGTCTTACGACATCAGCCGTGCGGAATGTGTTAATCAGACGACAATTCAATGTTGACGCAAAAGATGAACTAGGGTAACGAGATGTGTAAATGGATAGATGTGTGTATCATAGTTTGCCTATCTGTGACAAAACTTCTCGAGGTGCGCACATGTTCCAGCCCCAAGCTACTCGCTACTTCTTACCGCATCCTGATCATTGAACTCGCACTGGAACGTTCGAATCTGTAAAT
The nucleotide sequence above comes from Andrena cerasifolii isolate SP2316 chromosome 2, iyAndCera1_principal, whole genome shotgun sequence. Encoded proteins:
- the LOC143366420 gene encoding uncharacterized protein LOC143366420 isoform X7, translating into MLGVLKRRWKPSKRASSVRGPDSPLSSDLALDKPRPIPSPRQIHPLYGEKAGLLGYCDPVGNAENFPPAPNIVVEGGRIEFVRPSQDGTTPRRNTMSRGSQTFNDESEKSDPAKESLEERVQELEQALQAERVAAQRDRATITKLQRQINKREATQRDVERERRQRMEAEARVREATAEAERARSRVHHLQRELARMEESSRGLLQHKHRAEQLKQEKTALTLSYEARVHQYQAQISKLQLENESMRGQLRGLEAACAGEVHAALVARLATLETEHAALARDADAQRRQYERCLDDVANQVVRALLSQKGLREEIGALQRRIRELEAQNRALSGILAQAASPGSPSELIQGILEAGPAAVVAALGLDPAWVPLSRPRSLNLQIPVMAATKCRRNRPLAQKPSEEEGSESPESGNRDEGYSTMSSDVQGEGARQEPSRGLEDLKEATDETEADVSPDARLVALDAGDPDVLFLPLNVTMGINPRHSYPPTKDLLPYQHVMRSFSDSHLCLKLTTTTNFTPYKLPSPMGSSSLLLVEEDGWDAEYVQQWLRLDDSRSAQQHRDLLELEYDRAELEDWSFSLSTEDLVQNESAVWKEPAVTTTPALPAIKEHNPLELEEDANECLWNGASYLADRTGGELVALLMDARATGSWPYATSPGASWSSDEGALENSSKRSSAALSGCSDDPDSPSIGTDFTRDFYRLVKFESTKSLASTSSRSGRPPPDREQALQNVLSFIAEQQMYLVEAPNNRLERNNPSLTTEVLEGSESKDVCGTEAMCAEMEAPVDQDNSNAENIVETSSNDDLLDQIPVPSLAPEERIISAVACNGGVSYTTVAPSELGAVPEEDEEAATSSTPSTVVSPARAPLLIEGRDRSLSFHERATSKDVIDELNRMIRKNEENNANQDNQVPLEKLDLACCCPTGWVHVERDIDFTDPKARANLLDVMLASSESSSATSSSGSAGSDSGDEPPDYRHLHRLHRYRRQKKEPV